A genomic stretch from Telmatocola sphagniphila includes:
- a CDS encoding helix-turn-helix domain-containing protein produces MLVDAREAARLLGIGARKLWEITNTRELPAVRIGRAIRYDMADIRAFIERAKDKPFIVRISQNRPLG; encoded by the coding sequence TTGCTCGTCGACGCAAGGGAAGCGGCCCGGCTTCTGGGTATCGGTGCTCGCAAGCTCTGGGAGATCACCAATACCCGCGAACTTCCAGCGGTGCGTATTGGACGAGCGATCCGCTACGACATGGCCGACATTCGAGCGTTCATCGAGCGGGCGAAAGACAAGCCGTTTATCGTTCGCATATCTCAAAATCGGCCGCTGGGTTAA
- a CDS encoding ABC transporter permease translates to MDKIFTIAAREYKAAVRSKAFILTMLMMPIFSFGSILVQVVLEKVDVKEMKIAVVDRSEGGKLGEVLKQLVDENSEFKKQLTEATKKNPEIEKAAPQLKELVSMKMAIETIPPSKDDKESILQQRYELSQRVENGELDGFVEIGKEVYKPITKLAEEQPDDQIVKLRFKNAIEAAKFRFPAQFLLTEAVQVQRFNDKKLNAFEIKPLLAQVIVEPHSLVVKDKLTGELKEGKKGAQFVNLFLPAALIGLMFMVIMVGATPAMQGIVEEKSQRIAEVILGSVSPFQLMAGKLVGVIGVALTMASVYLLGGYFVAYRYGYADLLSPVLLFWFGFFLILALLIYGSLFIAVGAAAVDIKDTQSLMMPIMLIACIPLFALSKIISDPNGMIATVASFFPFGTPMIMVARQSVPPGVPLWQLLTSIVLVLMTTLLCVWAAGRIFRVGILMHGKGAKFGEMVKWIFRG, encoded by the coding sequence ATGGATAAGATTTTCACGATCGCCGCCCGGGAATACAAAGCGGCGGTCCGCTCCAAAGCCTTCATCCTGACAATGCTGATGATGCCCATTTTCTCTTTCGGCAGCATCCTGGTGCAGGTGGTGCTGGAAAAAGTGGATGTCAAGGAGATGAAGATCGCCGTTGTGGATCGTAGCGAAGGCGGAAAACTCGGTGAAGTCTTAAAACAACTTGTCGACGAGAACAGCGAATTCAAAAAGCAGTTAACGGAGGCTACCAAGAAAAATCCGGAAATTGAAAAGGCGGCTCCTCAGTTAAAAGAGCTGGTTTCGATGAAGATGGCCATCGAAACTATTCCGCCGAGTAAGGATGATAAAGAATCAATTCTCCAGCAGCGTTATGAATTGTCCCAACGGGTTGAAAATGGAGAATTGGATGGTTTCGTCGAAATTGGCAAAGAAGTATACAAACCCATCACCAAATTAGCCGAAGAACAACCGGATGATCAAATCGTTAAGCTCAGATTTAAAAATGCTATTGAAGCAGCCAAGTTTCGATTTCCCGCGCAATTTCTGCTAACCGAAGCAGTTCAAGTACAGAGGTTTAATGACAAAAAGCTCAACGCCTTTGAGATCAAGCCGCTTCTGGCTCAAGTGATTGTTGAACCGCATTCCTTGGTTGTTAAAGACAAACTAACAGGTGAACTTAAAGAGGGCAAAAAAGGAGCACAATTCGTTAATCTGTTCCTACCGGCCGCGCTTATAGGTTTAATGTTCATGGTCATCATGGTGGGGGCGACACCGGCAATGCAGGGAATCGTTGAGGAGAAATCCCAGCGTATCGCCGAGGTGATTCTGGGTTCGGTCAGTCCTTTTCAACTGATGGCCGGCAAGCTCGTGGGAGTAATTGGCGTGGCCTTGACCATGGCTAGTGTCTACCTGCTGGGAGGCTATTTCGTCGCTTATCGTTACGGCTATGCCGATCTGCTCTCTCCCGTCCTGCTATTTTGGTTCGGCTTCTTCCTGATCCTGGCTCTGTTAATCTACGGTTCTCTGTTCATCGCCGTGGGCGCGGCGGCCGTGGACATCAAGGATACTCAGTCGCTGATGATGCCGATCATGCTCATCGCCTGTATCCCGCTGTTCGCTTTGAGCAAAATCATCAGCGATCCGAACGGCATGATTGCTACAGTCGCTTCCTTCTTCCCATTCGGCACTCCCATGATCATGGTGGCCCGGCAGTCAGTCCCCCCGGGCGTACCGCTTTGGCAGTTGCTGACGAGTATTGTGCTGGTGCTAATGACGACGCTCCTATGCGTCTGGGCGGCGGGCCGGATTTTCCGAGTGGGCATCCTGATGCATGGTAAGGGAGCCAAATTTGGGGAGATGGTTAAGTGGATTTTCCGGGGCTAA
- a CDS encoding S1/P1 nuclease → MKRLLFSLLTLILISPSAFAWNDKGHMVCSRLAWKQLSAEERTKITKILQNHPHYKEYLAANRPDNIPEDEWAFMRASTWADWVRNGPPERKAYNRGEWHYINIPYIPPGEDIKAPGAGEQNVVKQIGLSKKIVLSGGDRVEQAVHLTWLFHLITDMHQPLHCCTRFSKEFPEGDRGGNLSKVKLQSGGLIQLHSFWDGLLGRDVNNAGINSGVLDLEKQLEVNGGKIRDELDRHKTVEEWAQESFQQAVKCVYLSGDLKVVYAKTEFRDGEVKILDDEKKIEIPIAPKYYAQQAGDCARYQATKAGLRLSIVLKEIAAAN, encoded by the coding sequence ATGAAGCGTTTGCTATTTAGCCTGTTGACTTTAATTCTAATTTCCCCGTCCGCCTTTGCCTGGAACGATAAAGGGCACATGGTCTGTTCCCGCCTGGCCTGGAAGCAACTTTCAGCCGAGGAGCGGACCAAGATCACCAAGATTCTGCAGAACCATCCCCACTATAAGGAATATCTCGCTGCGAATCGTCCCGACAACATTCCCGAGGACGAGTGGGCATTCATGCGAGCCTCCACCTGGGCCGACTGGGTTCGCAACGGCCCTCCCGAGCGGAAAGCTTACAATCGCGGTGAATGGCATTACATCAATATCCCGTATATTCCGCCGGGCGAGGACATCAAAGCCCCCGGGGCGGGTGAACAAAACGTCGTGAAGCAGATTGGCCTGTCCAAGAAAATCGTTCTCTCCGGCGGCGACCGCGTTGAACAAGCGGTTCACCTGACTTGGCTCTTCCACCTGATCACCGATATGCATCAGCCCTTGCACTGCTGCACTCGATTCTCCAAGGAGTTCCCTGAAGGAGATCGGGGCGGCAATTTATCCAAGGTAAAATTGCAATCGGGCGGCCTCATTCAACTCCACTCGTTCTGGGACGGCCTGCTGGGCCGGGATGTAAACAATGCCGGGATTAATTCCGGAGTGCTGGATCTGGAAAAGCAACTGGAAGTTAATGGCGGCAAAATCCGCGATGAATTGGATCGGCATAAAACCGTGGAAGAATGGGCTCAGGAATCTTTTCAACAAGCGGTCAAATGCGTTTATCTCAGTGGCGATTTAAAAGTGGTATACGCCAAAACCGAATTTCGCGACGGCGAAGTGAAGATTCTGGATGACGAGAAGAAAATCGAGATTCCTATAGCCCCGAAATACTATGCTCAGCAAGCCGGGGATTGCGCCCGCTATCAGGCGACTAAAGCCGGTTTGCGACTTTCGATTGTCTTGAAAGAAATTGCAGCTGCCAACTAG
- a CDS encoding ABC transporter ATP-binding protein, whose amino-acid sequence MSDAIEINNVTKSFGNFVAVNDLSLRVPRNTIYGFIGPNGSGKTTTLRMIMRIYAPDSGHLKVLGEEIFQAYSDKISYLPEERGLYKNMKVKELIRFFARLKNVRNCDADIESWLDRMGLLDWQNKRVDTLSKGMSQKVQFISAVIAKPELLILDEPFSGLDPTNRTVMQDAILSLRKAGTTVIFSTHDMSVAEKMCDFIFMIHKGRKVLDGTLQQIQDTYGLDTLKVQLEGESPNLYGLSGVEKITDFGNAQELRLARNTDTQAILGELMRRGRVRHFEITKPSLQDIFVRIATPESENASP is encoded by the coding sequence ATGAGCGATGCCATTGAGATCAACAACGTCACGAAAAGTTTCGGGAATTTCGTGGCCGTGAACGACCTGTCCCTTCGGGTACCGCGGAATACCATTTATGGATTCATCGGTCCCAACGGCTCGGGGAAGACCACTACCCTTCGCATGATCATGCGAATCTACGCCCCCGATTCGGGGCACCTGAAAGTGCTCGGGGAAGAGATTTTTCAGGCATACTCGGACAAAATCTCCTACCTTCCGGAAGAGCGTGGCCTCTACAAGAACATGAAGGTTAAGGAACTGATCCGGTTCTTCGCTCGACTAAAAAATGTTCGGAATTGCGATGCCGATATCGAATCCTGGCTCGACCGCATGGGACTTCTCGACTGGCAAAACAAGCGCGTCGATACCCTTTCCAAAGGGATGTCCCAAAAAGTTCAATTCATCTCGGCGGTCATCGCCAAGCCGGAACTGCTGATTCTGGACGAACCGTTCAGCGGCCTCGACCCGACCAATCGTACCGTCATGCAGGATGCGATTTTGTCGTTACGAAAAGCCGGAACCACAGTCATCTTTTCGACCCACGATATGAGCGTGGCCGAAAAGATGTGCGATTTCATCTTCATGATCCATAAAGGCCGCAAGGTGCTCGATGGCACCCTGCAACAAATCCAGGATACTTACGGGTTGGACACTCTTAAAGTCCAGTTGGAGGGGGAATCCCCCAATCTCTACGGATTAAGCGGCGTCGAAAAGATCACCGATTTCGGAAACGCTCAGGAACTCCGCTTAGCACGCAATACCGACACCCAGGCCATTCTGGGAGAATTGATGCGTCGCGGCCGGGTCCGACATTTTGAGATCACCAAGCCCAGCCTGCAGGATATTTTTGTTCGGATCGCCACCCCGGAATCGGAAAATGCCAGTCCCTGA
- a CDS encoding PSD1 and planctomycete cytochrome C domain-containing protein, translating to MSKMSFFWVCSILLLIATGGRAEDAILFNRDIRPILSEHCFQCHGPDKNKRKADLRLDNREAALRKEAFVPCNASQSELVKRVLSNDPEAVMPPESAHKPLNAAQKELLKKWIDRGAEYQPHWAYINPVRPAVPGVKREGWENNPIDAFILSALQARKMKPSPEADRQRLIRRVYLDLIGLPPTPEQVQKFVEDNDPKAYEKVVDSLLASPHFGERMAIPWLDLVRFTDTVGYHGDQNQRIFPYRDYVIEAFNKNKPFDEFTREQLAGDLLPNPTEEQLIASGYNRLNMMTREGGAQPKEYLTKYQADRVRTTSITWLGSTFGCAECHDHKYDPITAKDFYSFSAFFADLRQWGVYSDYNYTPNPDLKGWSNDHPFPPELEVKNTYLTKQMELARDRANHQIHLSFEKSKSDAALAAKFNRWVEENTKKTFVWQTPAPTEGKDFKIKDSGQIVFTGKAVKGGSQTLEYRPQPGWVTTIRLEALPSAEHKNTITRDGAATALIQVTFALKNKEGKETKLGIQAGRADRYEIIRWASTVPFIGLDKGQWRTAAGAFEQAQSAYWLLEKPVYLKEGDELLVTLKSDNLGSARVSLSPLDNVYDDIDSELGNPFKTLNNEHRQELGEKVYRLFLKGTGADPESFKVYREAMQICHEMNRGKAWTQVSVATTPITTRVLPRGNFLDETGPIVEPAVPSFLPQIKKVGDSKRLNRLDLANWIVSPENPLTARVLMNRLWKQFFGTGISAVMEDVGAQGEWPSHPELLDWLAVEFRESGWDVKRMVKLIALSATYRQDSKARAEYREIDPNNRFLSYLPPRRLEAEFVRDNALEIAGLLNEEVGGPSVKPYQPEGYYANIQFPDRRYVADTDLKQYRRGIYMHWQRTFLHPMLANFDAPSREECTASRNNANTPQQALTLLNDPSFVEAARVLAEKLLASDAVSDDARIQWLYHRALARSATEKEVQSLRKFLATQKHYYLDNPEEAKKLIHTGIAPLNAKVDAVELATWSSVCRVILNLHEVITRY from the coding sequence ATGTCCAAAATGTCATTTTTTTGGGTCTGTTCCATCCTGCTGCTGATTGCAACGGGCGGACGGGCCGAAGACGCGATTCTCTTCAACCGGGACATCCGGCCGATACTCTCCGAACATTGTTTTCAGTGCCACGGACCGGATAAAAACAAGCGCAAGGCGGATCTGCGCCTCGATAATCGCGAGGCGGCCCTGCGGAAAGAAGCTTTCGTACCGTGCAATGCCAGTCAAAGCGAACTCGTGAAACGGGTTCTGTCTAATGATCCGGAGGCCGTGATGCCGCCGGAGAGTGCGCACAAGCCTTTGAATGCGGCTCAGAAAGAGCTGTTGAAGAAATGGATTGACCGCGGGGCGGAGTATCAGCCGCATTGGGCCTATATCAATCCGGTCCGGCCTGCCGTACCAGGAGTGAAGCGAGAAGGCTGGGAAAACAATCCCATCGACGCTTTCATTTTAAGTGCTCTCCAAGCGCGAAAGATGAAACCTTCTCCGGAAGCCGATCGACAGCGGCTCATCCGTCGGGTCTATCTCGATCTCATCGGTCTGCCGCCGACGCCGGAACAGGTTCAAAAGTTCGTCGAGGATAATGATCCGAAAGCCTACGAAAAAGTGGTGGATAGCCTGCTGGCGTCGCCCCACTTCGGCGAACGGATGGCCATTCCCTGGCTGGATCTGGTTCGCTTTACCGATACGGTGGGTTACCACGGCGATCAAAATCAGCGGATCTTCCCTTATCGCGATTATGTGATCGAGGCTTTCAACAAGAACAAACCCTTCGATGAATTTACCCGCGAGCAACTGGCCGGTGACCTTCTCCCTAATCCGACAGAAGAACAGTTAATCGCCAGTGGTTACAACCGCCTGAACATGATGACTCGCGAGGGAGGAGCCCAACCCAAGGAATACCTGACCAAGTATCAGGCCGACCGGGTGCGAACCACTTCGATTACCTGGCTCGGTTCCACATTCGGCTGTGCCGAGTGCCACGATCACAAATATGATCCCATCACGGCGAAAGACTTCTATTCTTTTTCGGCTTTTTTCGCGGATCTCAGACAGTGGGGCGTTTATAGCGACTACAACTACACCCCCAATCCCGATCTCAAGGGCTGGAGCAATGATCACCCGTTCCCACCGGAGTTGGAAGTCAAGAACACCTATCTGACGAAGCAGATGGAACTGGCTCGGGACCGGGCGAATCATCAAATTCACCTTTCTTTCGAAAAATCCAAATCGGATGCGGCACTAGCAGCCAAATTCAATCGATGGGTGGAAGAGAACACAAAAAAAACTTTTGTCTGGCAGACACCCGCACCGACCGAAGGTAAGGACTTTAAGATAAAAGACTCCGGTCAGATCGTATTCACGGGCAAGGCCGTGAAAGGTGGATCCCAAACCCTAGAGTATCGGCCTCAGCCAGGCTGGGTGACGACGATTCGCCTCGAAGCACTCCCCAGTGCGGAGCACAAAAACACAATCACGCGGGACGGAGCGGCCACGGCACTGATCCAAGTCACGTTTGCATTGAAAAATAAAGAAGGTAAGGAAACCAAGCTCGGTATCCAGGCGGGCCGGGCGGATCGCTACGAGATTATCCGTTGGGCCAGCACGGTGCCATTTATCGGTTTGGATAAAGGCCAATGGCGGACAGCGGCCGGGGCTTTCGAACAGGCCCAATCGGCTTACTGGTTGTTGGAGAAACCGGTGTACCTGAAAGAAGGTGATGAGTTACTGGTCACCTTGAAGAGCGATAATCTCGGCTCGGCCCGTGTGAGTTTATCGCCACTCGACAACGTTTACGACGACATCGATTCCGAGTTGGGTAACCCTTTTAAGACATTGAATAACGAGCATCGACAGGAATTGGGCGAGAAAGTGTATCGGCTGTTTTTGAAAGGCACCGGAGCCGACCCGGAATCCTTCAAGGTTTATCGCGAAGCGATGCAAATTTGCCACGAGATGAATCGGGGCAAAGCCTGGACACAAGTCTCGGTCGCCACGACACCTATCACGACGCGAGTATTGCCACGCGGCAACTTCCTTGATGAAACGGGACCGATTGTGGAACCGGCCGTCCCTTCTTTCCTGCCGCAGATCAAGAAAGTGGGAGATTCAAAACGGCTGAACAGGCTAGATCTTGCTAACTGGATCGTTTCCCCGGAAAACCCTCTGACCGCGCGCGTTTTGATGAACCGGCTCTGGAAGCAATTCTTCGGTACCGGCATCAGCGCGGTCATGGAGGATGTGGGAGCACAAGGAGAATGGCCGAGCCATCCGGAATTACTCGACTGGCTGGCGGTCGAATTCCGTGAGAGTGGCTGGGATGTTAAACGGATGGTGAAGCTAATCGCCTTGTCGGCGACGTATCGGCAGGATTCCAAGGCTCGAGCCGAGTATCGTGAAATTGATCCCAACAATCGATTTTTGAGCTACCTGCCACCCCGTCGTCTGGAGGCCGAGTTCGTTCGGGATAATGCTCTGGAGATCGCCGGGTTGTTAAACGAAGAGGTCGGTGGCCCCAGTGTGAAGCCTTATCAGCCGGAGGGCTACTATGCGAATATCCAGTTTCCCGATCGCCGGTATGTAGCCGATACAGACCTGAAGCAGTATCGCCGGGGAATCTATATGCACTGGCAGCGGACTTTCCTTCATCCGATGCTGGCCAACTTCGATGCCCCCAGTCGCGAAGAATGCACGGCCAGTCGGAACAATGCCAATACCCCGCAGCAGGCTCTGACTCTTTTGAACGATCCCAGTTTTGTTGAAGCGGCTCGTGTCCTGGCTGAAAAATTGCTCGCTTCGGATGCCGTCAGTGATGACGCGCGAATCCAGTGGCTTTACCATCGGGCCTTGGCTCGCTCGGCGACTGAAAAGGAGGTTCAATCGCTTCGCAAATTCCTGGCAACACAGAAGCACTACTACTTGGATAATCCCGAAGAAGCCAAGAAGCTGATCCACACGGGTATTGCTCCGCTGAATGCTAAGGTGGATGCGGTGGAATTAGCAACCTGGAGCAGTGTTTGCCGCGTGATTTTAAACCTGCACGAAGTAATTACCCGTTATTAG
- a CDS encoding DUF1501 domain-containing protein, with protein sequence MNDLARRSFLLHSAYGLGGLALASLSARAVEKWKGVVNPLHFKPRAKRVIHLCMAGGPSQFETLDYKPKLKELDGKPFPESFTKGQQLAQLQNTVLKARGPIFNFKKYGKSGQEISQAFPEIGSIADDIAIVRSMQTEQINHDPAHAFMNSGSIIKGRPSMGSWLLYGLGSESENLPGFIVITSSGRTGLQPVSARQWSAGVLPSRFQGIQFQAKGNAVHYIGNPEGVCQSTQRQVIDEVNRLNGMLAEDRLDPEIQTRISQYELAFRMQSSVPDLTDFSKETKETLELYGIKKPGDGSFASNCLMARRLAQRGVRFIQLYHRAWDHHGELEKGIKWASEDVDKPCAALVKDLKRLGMLDDTLVIWGGEFGRTPMGQGSGRDHHILSFSIWMAGGGIKGGVTYGETDELGYRPAVNAVQVRDLHATMLHLCGIDHQRLSVKFQGLDLKLTGVEPARVLKDILA encoded by the coding sequence ATGAACGATTTAGCCAGACGATCCTTTCTTTTGCACTCGGCCTACGGATTAGGCGGCCTGGCCCTTGCCAGTCTTTCCGCCCGCGCGGTGGAGAAGTGGAAAGGCGTCGTCAATCCTCTTCATTTCAAACCCCGGGCGAAACGAGTCATCCATCTCTGTATGGCGGGTGGTCCCAGCCAATTCGAGACGCTGGACTACAAGCCCAAGTTGAAAGAATTGGATGGTAAGCCTTTTCCGGAATCCTTCACTAAAGGTCAGCAACTGGCCCAGTTGCAGAATACCGTCCTGAAAGCACGCGGCCCCATCTTCAATTTCAAAAAGTATGGCAAATCGGGACAGGAAATCTCCCAGGCCTTTCCCGAGATTGGCTCGATAGCGGATGATATCGCGATCGTTCGCTCGATGCAGACCGAACAAATCAATCACGACCCCGCGCACGCCTTCATGAATTCCGGCTCCATCATCAAGGGCCGGCCGAGCATGGGAAGCTGGCTCCTTTATGGACTGGGCAGCGAATCGGAAAATCTCCCCGGCTTCATCGTCATCACTTCCTCGGGCCGGACCGGTTTGCAACCGGTGTCCGCGCGACAGTGGTCGGCCGGAGTACTGCCCAGCCGATTTCAGGGGATCCAGTTTCAGGCCAAAGGAAATGCGGTCCACTATATCGGCAATCCGGAAGGAGTTTGCCAGAGTACCCAACGGCAAGTCATTGACGAAGTTAATCGACTGAATGGAATGCTGGCGGAAGATCGGCTCGATCCGGAGATTCAGACTCGAATTTCGCAATACGAACTGGCCTTTCGCATGCAGAGTTCAGTGCCCGATCTCACCGATTTCAGCAAGGAAACCAAAGAGACTTTAGAGCTGTATGGAATCAAAAAACCCGGCGACGGTTCCTTCGCCTCCAACTGTCTGATGGCCCGGCGCTTAGCTCAGCGCGGCGTGCGATTCATTCAACTCTATCACCGGGCCTGGGATCATCACGGCGAACTCGAAAAAGGAATCAAATGGGCCTCGGAGGATGTCGATAAGCCCTGTGCCGCACTTGTCAAAGATTTGAAACGATTAGGAATGCTGGACGATACCTTGGTAATCTGGGGAGGGGAATTCGGCCGTACTCCGATGGGGCAGGGCAGCGGCCGGGATCATCACATTCTGAGCTTCTCAATTTGGATGGCCGGGGGTGGTATCAAAGGGGGTGTTACCTATGGCGAAACCGATGAACTCGGCTATCGGCCCGCCGTGAATGCCGTGCAGGTACGCGATCTCCATGCCACCATGCTCCACCTTTGTGGAATCGATCATCAACGGCTGAGTGTCAAGTTCCAGGGACTGGATTTGAAACTCACCGGTGTGGAACCGGCGCGCGTACTTAAGGATATCCTCGCTTAA
- a CDS encoding RNA ligase family protein, translated as MELRIDLLLNHLRSDPAKILRAIDEDPLLIRREISGLVLANASKLLFTPLEQHQLYAKGIIYQREPYRLVSLPLIKIYNLGEKEFQHRDLSELAQQSSAKIRFVEKLDGTMIQRFVHGDRVWFSTRGMLEGLDSRLGVQDEDAPEKLSQFDYLATARQLAGKYYPILLEPQFERLSLIFELIHPEARIITDYKGREDLVLLAIFDPHNHRYWPLDRVREFGHHYGLSLAPLLAPPGEGLEAQITHLMQSLQGTDQEGAVIQLENDREVLYRVKVKSPDYLKLFRLMVRCSYRATSEMLAAFDEVPSWTEFEKYLQSQGSDAVPEEFLGEYRKYYEQYVIRVNECQQIANEVLAKTLELKKGLESFSDAREKRKDFARRVATEKYKPLYFSAYDGRLTWQRVRELLD; from the coding sequence ATGGAATTGCGGATCGACCTGTTACTGAACCACCTTCGTAGCGACCCGGCAAAAATTCTGCGGGCCATCGACGAAGATCCGCTTCTAATCCGGCGCGAAATTTCCGGCCTGGTATTAGCCAATGCTTCCAAGCTCCTATTCACTCCACTCGAACAGCACCAGCTCTATGCCAAGGGAATCATCTACCAACGCGAGCCGTATCGGCTGGTCTCTCTACCTCTGATCAAGATTTACAATCTGGGGGAGAAAGAGTTTCAGCATCGCGATCTGAGCGAATTGGCCCAACAGAGCTCGGCAAAGATTCGCTTTGTCGAAAAATTGGATGGAACGATGATCCAGCGCTTCGTCCACGGCGACCGCGTCTGGTTCAGCACGCGAGGTATGCTGGAAGGGCTCGATTCGAGACTAGGGGTCCAGGATGAAGACGCGCCGGAAAAGTTAAGCCAATTTGACTATTTGGCCACCGCCCGGCAACTGGCGGGGAAGTATTATCCGATACTTCTGGAACCGCAATTCGAACGGCTGAGCCTGATCTTTGAACTCATTCATCCGGAAGCCCGAATCATCACCGACTATAAAGGCCGGGAAGATCTCGTGTTGTTGGCGATTTTCGATCCGCACAACCATCGCTATTGGCCGTTGGATCGTGTGCGCGAGTTTGGGCATCATTACGGGCTGAGTCTGGCCCCCCTACTGGCCCCCCCCGGAGAGGGATTAGAAGCGCAGATCACCCACTTGATGCAAAGCCTTCAAGGAACCGACCAGGAAGGCGCGGTAATCCAGCTCGAGAATGATCGGGAAGTGCTCTATCGCGTGAAGGTGAAGTCGCCCGATTATCTGAAGCTGTTTCGACTGATGGTTCGCTGCAGTTACCGCGCCACGTCCGAGATGCTGGCGGCTTTTGACGAAGTTCCGAGCTGGACCGAATTTGAGAAGTATCTGCAATCTCAGGGCTCGGACGCGGTTCCAGAAGAGTTCCTGGGCGAGTACCGCAAGTACTACGAGCAATATGTTATACGAGTCAACGAGTGCCAGCAGATTGCGAACGAGGTCCTAGCCAAAACGCTGGAGTTGAAGAAAGGTTTGGAAAGCTTTTCGGACGCTCGAGAGAAACGGAAAGACTTCGCCCGGCGGGTGGCTACCGAGAAGTACAAGCCGTTGTACTTCTCGGCCTATGACGGCCGATTGACTTGGCAGAGGGTCCGAGAACTACTGGATTAA
- a CDS encoding HEAT repeat domain-containing protein → MNGENVIELTPQLKIRKVILAIITGALPDDLRPEALKLLIDTLRVADEEIRCLAVIALHEIGVGSPVALDAFVDLLNDFHPPVRRRAVRAIGDFGPDASHVVRELITMMNDDVHSVRVEAINSIGKLGSVAKAAIPAVVSLMSEEDTRIRTIATMALKKIGKVSVPHLVGLLADPEAISRERAARLLGRLGSTDEVVVQSLLQATLDSEENVREAAREALEYIQCPVII, encoded by the coding sequence GTGAATGGCGAAAACGTCATTGAGCTGACACCTCAACTGAAGATTCGCAAGGTCATCCTGGCCATTATCACTGGGGCTTTGCCCGATGATTTGCGGCCCGAGGCTTTAAAGCTACTCATCGACACCCTGCGAGTAGCCGACGAAGAAATCCGCTGTCTGGCAGTAATCGCTCTGCACGAGATCGGCGTGGGTTCTCCCGTGGCGTTGGATGCCTTCGTCGATCTGCTCAACGATTTCCATCCGCCAGTTCGCCGGCGAGCCGTGAGAGCGATTGGCGACTTCGGGCCCGATGCGTCGCACGTTGTTCGCGAACTGATCACCATGATGAACGACGATGTGCATAGCGTTCGGGTCGAAGCGATTAACTCGATTGGTAAATTGGGCAGTGTGGCGAAAGCGGCCATCCCGGCGGTAGTGTCTCTGATGAGTGAAGAAGACACCCGAATTCGAACCATTGCCACCATGGCTTTGAAGAAGATCGGCAAAGTTTCCGTCCCTCATCTGGTTGGGCTTTTAGCCGATCCGGAAGCCATTTCCCGTGAACGCGCAGCTCGCTTACTCGGGAGGTTGGGTTCCACCGATGAGGTTGTCGTTCAGTCTCTCCTGCAGGCCACTTTAGATTCAGAAGAGAATGTCCGGGAAGCAGCCCGGGAAGCGCTCGAATACATCCAGTGCCCGGTGATTATCTGA
- a CDS encoding type VI secretion system accessory protein TagJ, translating into MTTEFSQSQAADIEKNRLAYLRGRKPLFLLPLPGSTQTRLRALKLFAQGRLEAGLELLDEANGSGDSFEGTVDGREVQGWRDEDDFLGDILEVVVADKLHWLPFVQIESLRLAEQGQLQSLYLPVEIRLINQEQVSGWLPIRYVQSETHPEKEIQAAEEVDLYSDEAGCTRCLGLRHWLIGLDAFTPWEFRQLERRSERIGLM; encoded by the coding sequence ATGACAACTGAATTCAGCCAAAGTCAGGCGGCGGACATCGAAAAAAACCGGCTGGCTTACCTACGCGGTCGCAAGCCACTATTTCTTCTCCCCCTACCGGGATCGACCCAAACTCGTCTTAGGGCGCTCAAACTGTTTGCCCAAGGTCGTCTGGAAGCGGGCCTGGAACTTCTGGATGAAGCCAACGGCAGCGGCGACTCCTTCGAAGGGACCGTCGATGGCCGGGAGGTTCAAGGCTGGCGCGATGAGGACGATTTCCTGGGGGATATACTGGAGGTTGTCGTCGCCGATAAACTCCATTGGTTGCCCTTCGTTCAGATTGAATCCTTACGACTGGCGGAGCAGGGACAGTTGCAATCCTTATATCTTCCGGTCGAGATTCGATTGATCAACCAGGAGCAGGTGTCGGGATGGCTTCCGATACGTTACGTGCAATCGGAAACCCATCCGGAAAAGGAGATTCAAGCGGCGGAGGAAGTGGATCTCTACAGCGATGAGGCCGGCTGCACCCGTTGTCTAGGTCTACGGCATTGGCTGATCGGACTGGATGCTTTCACGCCCTGGGAGTTTAGGCAGCTGGAACGGCGAAGCGAACGCATTGGACTGATGTAG